In Natranaerobius thermophilus JW/NM-WN-LF, the genomic stretch TTTGGAACCAGATTTGTAAGGCAGATGCTTGAAGACACTAAACCCCAAACCTTTTCAGAACTAATCCGGATATCAGGACTTAGTCACGGTACCGACGTTTGGCTAAATAATGCCCAGGACATTATTGCTGAAGGCATTGCTGAGTTGGGAGACGTAATTTCTACTCGAGACGACATTATGGTATATCTCATGTATAAAGGTGTAGATAAAAAAGATGCCTTTACCATAATGGAAAAAGTTCGTAAGGGAAAAGGCCTATCCGATGAACTTAAAAATACTATGAAGGAAGCTGGAGTACCCGATTGGTATCTTGATTCATGCTTAAAGATTAAATATCTTTTTCCAAAAGCTCATGCCGTGGCGTATACTATGATGTCATTTAGGATAGCATATTACAAAGTTTTCTATCCCGAAGCCTTTTATGCTACTTTCTTTTCAGTAAAAACTGAAGATTTTAATTCGAACATGATTGTGAAAGGCTTGGATGCAGTAGACGAACAGATTAAATACGTGGAGGAACGAGGCGTTTCAGCTACTCCAAAAGAAAAGAGTGAATTGGTTGTGTTAGAAGTTGCTAGGGAAATGTTCCAGAGAGGGGTGCAAGTTTTACCGGTTTCCATTTATGAATCCGATAGCGAAAAATTCCAAGTTACACAAGATGGCTATTTAAGACCACCACTAATTACTATTCCTGGCTTGGGTTCTTCAGTGGCAAAACAGATTGTCAAGGCTAGAGAGGAACGTGAATTTTCTTCCAAGGAAGATTTACGCAAAAGGGGTGGTGTCTCAAAATCTGTCATAGAGCCCTTAGAAGAACATGGCTGTTTAAAAGATTTACCGGACACTGATCAATTAACCCTCTTTTAAAACAGCCCGTGAGTTGCACCCTGACTGCAAATATGATAGAATTACATTGAAATAGACGACAGGACTTTGTCAAGAGTGGGAGCAATCCCACTCTTTCATGTTATGGACAATTTTAGGAGGGAGCATAATGACACAACATGATAACATAAGTCAGATTGAAAACATAATTGAACCTGCAGTGCGTGATTTAGGGTACGATTTAGTAGATGTGGAATTGATAATGGAAAATCAGAAATGGGTTTTACGTGTATATATAGATCACGGAAAAGGCATTGGGCTAGATGACTGCGAGTTAGTAAGCAACAGTTTAGATCAATTATTAGACGAACATGACCCAATACCTCATAGCTATGTCCTGGAAGTCTCATCCCCAGGAGCAGAGCGACCACTAAAAAAGAAAAAAGATTTTGTGAACTTTGCAGGTAAAAAAGTTCAGATTAAGACCTATGTGAAACTTGATGGCCGTAAAAACTTTAAAGGGAAACTCCTGGGCTTAGAAGATGAACATGTTGTTCTTGAAACTTTCAATTCCGGCGAAGTTAAAATACCGCTGGATAAGATTGCGAAAGCTAATTTATTATTAGAGCTTTAAATATAGGGGGCGAGGAAAATTGAATCGAGAGTTTATTGAAGCCATAGAGGAGATAGAACGGGATAAAGGCATAAACAAAGATATTTTATTTGAAGCTATTGAAGCGGCATTGATATCAGCTTATAAGAGAAACTTTGATTCTGATAAAAACGTACGGGTGCATATGGAGAGAGAAACTGGCGATGTTAGGGTTTATCATCAAAAACAAGTGGTGGAAGAAGTAGAAAATCCTAAAGAACAAATTAGTTTAGAAGAAGCTCGCAAAATTTCACCAGGCTACGAGGTGGATGATCTCGTAGAAGAAGAAGTTACACCTAAAAATTTCGGAAGAATCGCGGCACAAACAGCTAAACAGGTAGTAATCCAGAGAATTAGGGAGGCAGAACGGGAACTTATTTATGAAGAATATGTCGACAAACAAGATGATATTATCAATGGTATCGTTCAAAGAATCGAACAAAAAAATGTAATTATAGATTTAGGCAAGGTTGAAGCAATTCTACCACCTCAAGAACAGATGGACACTGATGAGTACAATCAGGGTGATCGAATAAAAGCTTATGTAGTTGAAGTTAAGAAAACCACTAAAGAACCCCAAATTATTCTTTCCCGAACACATCCAGGTCTTATAAAACGATTACTGGAATTAGAAGTTCCGGAAATCTATGATGGAACTGTGGAAATTAAAGGGATTGCTCGAGAGGCTGGTTATCGGTCTAAAGTAGCAGTTTATTCACGTCATGAAGAAGTCGACCCTGTTGGGAGTTGCGTAGGTAACAAGGGAAGTAGAATTCAATCAATTGTTGATGAACTTAAAGGTGAAAATATTGATGTAATTACCTGGTCATCGGATCCTGTAGTATTTATTAGTAATTCGTTGAGTCCATCTAAAGTCCTTGAAGTTAAGGTGTTAGACGAACAAGATCAAAAAGCTAGAGTAGTTGTTCCAGATCATCAATTATCTCTAGCCATTGGTAAAGAAGGGCAAAATGCCAGGTTAGCAGCAAAATTGACTAATTGGAAGATAGATATCTTGAGCGAAAGTCAGTTAGCTGAAAAAGGTGAATCAAGTGTTGAAGTAGAAGACTTTGTAGAAGAGTCCGCATCTCCAGAAGAACCAGATAATCATGGAGACGAGACAAAAGATGGCGATGAAGGATAAATTAGAAATTGAATATTTATATTGAATAGACAATTTGGGGGGATTTTTTATGGCCCGCAAGAAGAAAATTCCCGTGAGAACGTGTCTTGGATGCCAAGAGAAACAATCCAAACGGGAGTTAGTTCGAATAGTGCGTACACCGGAAAGCGAAATCAAATTAGATCCTACCGGTAAAGCGAATGGAAGGGGTACATATGTTTGCCCCTCCGAAGATTGCCTGGAAAAGGCTCTAAAAAAAGATAAACTTAAAAAAGCATTAAATACTGGTGTCAGTGAGGAAGAAAAAGAAAAAATCCGAACTGAATGGGATCAATTTCAAAAATGATGAAAAATGATAATAAAGTAGGTCAACTCCTAGGCATTGCAAGAAAAAGTGGCCAAATTGCACTAGGAAGTAGAGAAACTTTGACAAAAGTTAGAGAGGGGCATTGCGTCCTGGTGATTGTGGCTGAAGATGCCGGTTTTAGAACTAAAAAAATGTTGACAGACAAATGTACTCATTACTCTGTTACATTTAAAATTTGGGGTTGTAGTAATGAACTGGCAAAATACTTGGGAAAATCTCGAGTAAGTGTTGTAGGAATCAATAATAAAGGTATGGCTAATAAACTTCTCAGTCTTCTGAACGACAATTAGCTGTGGCCACCCCTTATTCTAAAACTATGACAACGCTTGAGGAGGGCATTAAAATGGAGGTGTCTTAATATGGAAAAAATAAGAGTATATCAATTAGCTAAAGAAATTGGACTAGAAAGCAAGGAACTAGTGACGACTTTACAGGAATTGGATATATCTGTAAAGAATCATATGAGTACTCTTAGTGAAGAAGAAGCTGATACAGTTAGAGAATTGTATACAGAATCATCTGCAAAAGATGAAGATAACAAAGATGAAACATCACAACAACAAGATGAAAAACAAGAGGATAAGAAAGAACAGGGTACTACAACAGATAAACCTTTAGTAGCTCCACCTATTACAGTCGGAGAATTGGCAGAGCAAATAGGTGTAGAATCAACGAGTATAATCACCAAATTAATTAGTAAGGGTGTAATGGCTAATATTAATCAAAATTTAGAAGAAGATTCTTTAGAGTACCTTGCACAAGAGTTCGATTTTGTAGTAACACAAGAAGAACCTGAGGAAGATGAAAAGTCTGAAGAAGATAGAATCATTGAACAAATAAGAAGTGAAGAACCAAAAGGAGAACCACTTGAAAGAGCTCCTGTTGTTACAGTTATGGGGCATGTTGATCACGGTAAGACATCAATATTGGACTCTATTAGAAAAACGAAAAGTATAGAAAAAGAAGCGGGAGGAATAACACAGCATATAGGTGCTTCTCGTGTTCTTTATAATGATAAAACCGTTGTGTTTTTGGACACTCCAGGGCACGAGGCTTTTACTGAAATGAGGGCCCGTGGTGCTCATGTTACCGATATAGCTATCTTAGTGGTAGCAGCAGATGATGGTGTTATGCCTCAAACAGTAGAAGCAATCAATCACGCCAAGTCTGCCGGAGTCCCTATCATTGTTGCGATAAATAAAACTGATAAGCCAGATGCAAATCCGGATAGAGTTAAACAAGAACTTACTGAATACAACTTGGTTACCGAAGAATGGGGTGGTGACACTATCTGCGTTTCAGTAAGTGCTGTTCAAAATGAAGGTATAGATGAGCTCTTGGAAATGGTTCAGTTAGTAGCAGAAATGAATGAATTGACTTCTTATCCGCAAAATACTGGTAAAGGAACGGTAATTGAAGCAAAACTGGATAAAGGTAGAGGTCCAGTAGCTACAGTATTAGTTGAGGACGGCACCTTAAAAGTAGGGGACAGTGTTTTATGTGGTAGTACTTTCGGAAATATCAGAGCAATGGTAGATGATCGAGGTAAACGCTTAAAACAAGCTAATCCTGTAACACCTGTAGAAATTTTGGGACTAGAAAACATTCCTGAAGCTGGTGATGAATTCCAGGTTGTACCAGATGAAAAAATGGCTAGAGAGATTGCCAAGAAAAAGCAGGAAAAAGAAAGGGAAGAAAAGTTAAAACGTTCCCAGTCTGTATCGTTAGATAATTTATTTGATCAGATTAAAGAAGGTGAACAAAAGGAATTAAATATAATTGTCAAAGGCGATGTAAGAGGGTCAGTTGAGGCTTTGAGAGAAAGTCTTTTAAAACTAAAT encodes the following:
- the infB gene encoding translation initiation factor IF-2, whose protein sequence is MEKIRVYQLAKEIGLESKELVTTLQELDISVKNHMSTLSEEEADTVRELYTESSAKDEDNKDETSQQQDEKQEDKKEQGTTTDKPLVAPPITVGELAEQIGVESTSIITKLISKGVMANINQNLEEDSLEYLAQEFDFVVTQEEPEEDEKSEEDRIIEQIRSEEPKGEPLERAPVVTVMGHVDHGKTSILDSIRKTKSIEKEAGGITQHIGASRVLYNDKTVVFLDTPGHEAFTEMRARGAHVTDIAILVVAADDGVMPQTVEAINHAKSAGVPIIVAINKTDKPDANPDRVKQELTEYNLVTEEWGGDTICVSVSAVQNEGIDELLEMVQLVAEMNELTSYPQNTGKGTVIEAKLDKGRGPVATVLVEDGTLKVGDSVLCGSTFGNIRAMVDDRGKRLKQANPVTPVEILGLENIPEAGDEFQVVPDEKMAREIAKKKQEKEREEKLKRSQSVSLDNLFDQIKEGEQKELNIIVKGDVRGSVEALRESLLKLNDNEHEIKVNVIHAGVGTVSESDIMLAVASNAIIIGFNVRPDPNARKAAEREQIDMRVYRVIYEAIEDVKAAMAGLLDPEYKEVVQGQIEVRQLFKVSRIGTIAGCYVTDGYIRNNSYIRVIRDGRVIHEGNIKNLKRFQDDVKEVQQGYECGILLEKFNDLKEGDIFEAYTYEEISPDV
- the rimP gene encoding ribosome maturation factor RimP; amino-acid sequence: MTQHDNISQIENIIEPAVRDLGYDLVDVELIMENQKWVLRVYIDHGKGIGLDDCELVSNSLDQLLDEHDPIPHSYVLEVSSPGAERPLKKKKDFVNFAGKKVQIKTYVKLDGRKNFKGKLLGLEDEHVVLETFNSGEVKIPLDKIAKANLLLEL
- the rnpM gene encoding RNase P modulator RnpM — translated: MARKKKIPVRTCLGCQEKQSKRELVRIVRTPESEIKLDPTGKANGRGTYVCPSEDCLEKALKKDKLKKALNTGVSEEEKEKIRTEWDQFQK
- a CDS encoding L7Ae/L30e/S12e/Gadd45 family ribosomal protein, producing the protein MGSISKMMKNDNKVGQLLGIARKSGQIALGSRETLTKVREGHCVLVIVAEDAGFRTKKMLTDKCTHYSVTFKIWGCSNELAKYLGKSRVSVVGINNKGMANKLLSLLNDN
- the nusA gene encoding transcription termination factor NusA, with product MNREFIEAIEEIERDKGINKDILFEAIEAALISAYKRNFDSDKNVRVHMERETGDVRVYHQKQVVEEVENPKEQISLEEARKISPGYEVDDLVEEEVTPKNFGRIAAQTAKQVVIQRIREAERELIYEEYVDKQDDIINGIVQRIEQKNVIIDLGKVEAILPPQEQMDTDEYNQGDRIKAYVVEVKKTTKEPQIILSRTHPGLIKRLLELEVPEIYDGTVEIKGIAREAGYRSKVAVYSRHEEVDPVGSCVGNKGSRIQSIVDELKGENIDVITWSSDPVVFISNSLSPSKVLEVKVLDEQDQKARVVVPDHQLSLAIGKEGQNARLAAKLTNWKIDILSESQLAEKGESSVEVEDFVEESASPEEPDNHGDETKDGDEG